From the Vespa velutina chromosome 16, iVesVel2.1, whole genome shotgun sequence genome, one window contains:
- the LOC124954668 gene encoding fasciclin-3 isoform X1 has product MCAKSTKPAAFTMSSFLWIIALLYPSIIQAATKPPIVDIEPKGQAVVRLGDSLRILCTMGSPLQICRVEIQGESSMILRPNQSSDDGIEYYGEGTNKGQCGVHILKVKEQHNGIFRCALTPEDRRVESNASVIIVVAKPPNNPELHTSLGHYGRYEYQKGQKLEISCSASGGRPPANVSLYLDDEPLGNDERPIIYEDSNMNEVSIAVQNASRSLDWTDNSKTLRCIANHIALDKPKESKMQLQVYYPPQPQPVIEHFGYVIGQQGTVNVTVYANPRPRFLWRVNGEKIEEGRPDESNRLETSTAVDLGNGAWLVVLTIDSVQKSDTQKEYILEAHNKEGAYEYRIVLSTSPEPAGVDLDAGSIIGIVVGALVLILIVFLVIFARATGRWCFAGSSTTRNLGESNLLADPGAAVTLLRFGNSETTNNAKTRSSDTESAGRYSRTEVDTASSGRGRKPKISITQLFRRNKDKVSGADTDTMRTVVTVDDEKLQLSEQQQQQQQQQQQQQQQSSTQESRINQGNNEGGIVYAELDLTLQQQGGTPRRLNEDKTEYAEILYTKPETANEETPDK; this is encoded by the exons CAGCAACAAAACCGCCAATAGTCGACATCGAACCAAAGGGCCAAGCTGTGGTACGTTTGGGTGATAGTCTAAGGATCTTATGTACGATGGGTTCGCCATTGCAAATCTGTCGCGTCGAGATACAGGGTGAAAGCAGCATGATTCTCAGACCGAATCAATCATCGGACGATGGTATCGAGTATTACGGGGAGGGTACTAATAAAGGACAATGCGGTGTTCATATCTTAAAAGTGAAGGAACAACACAATGGTATCTTCAGGTGTGCATTAACGCCGGAAGATCGTCGTGTAGAGAGCAACGCCAGCGTTATTATAGTCGTTGCTa aaccACCAAACAATCCAGAACTTCATACAAGTCTAGGACATTATGGTAGATACGAATAtcaaaaaggacaaaaattgGAGATCAGCTGTAGTGCCTCTGGCGGACGACCACCTGCGAACGTATCTCTATACCTCG ACGACGAACCACTTGGCAATGACGAAAGACCAATTATCTACGAAGACTCTAACATGAACGAAGTATCCATCGCAGTACAAAATGCTTCACGTAGCTTAGATTGGACCGATAATAGCAAGACTTTAAGATGCATAGCCAATCATATTGCCTTGGATAAACCGAAGGAGAGTAAAATGCAATTGCAAGTTtatt atCCGCCACAGCCACAACCGGTCATCGAACATTTTGGATACGTAATCGGCCAACAGGGTACAGTAAACGTAACAGTTTACGCAAATCCAAGGCCACGTTTCTTATGGCGAGTAAACGGCGAGAAAATCGAAGAAGGCCGTCCAGATGAAAGCAATCGTCTTGAGACTTCCACTGCCGTAGATTTG GGTAATGGCGCGTGGCTCGTAGTATTAACTATCGATAGCGTTCAAAAGTCCGACACGCAAAAGGAATACATCTTGGAAGCTCACAACAAGGAGGGAGCTTACGAATACCGTATCGTTTTGTCAACGTCCCCAGAACCAGCAG GTGTCGATCTCGATGCTGGATCAATCATCGGTATCGTCGTTGGTGCTTTGGTACTGATTCTCATCGTGTTCCTGGTGATTTTCGCTCGAGCAACCGGTCGCTGGTGCTTCGCAG GTAGTTCGACGACTAGGAATCTTGGCGAGTC AAACTTGCTAGCAGATCCAGGAGCAGCTGTTACTCTTCTACGTTTTGGAAATTCGGAAACTACGAACAATGCCAAAACGCGAAG tAGCGACACGGAAAGTGCAGGGAGATATTCAAGGACAGAAGTAGATACTGCATCTTCAGGACGTGGACGTAAACCAAAAATCAGTATTACTCAGCTATTCAGACGTAACAAGGATAAAGTATCTGGTGCTGATACGGATACTATGAGAACTGTCGTTACAGTTGACGACGAAAAG CTTCAACTAAGcgaacaacagcagcagcagcagcagcagcaacaacaacaacaacaacaatcatCAACACAAGAGAGTAGAATAAATCAAGGAAATAACGAAGGTGGAATAGTTTATGCGGAATTGGATCTAACCCTACAACAACAAGGTGGAACTCCGCGACGTTTGAACGAGGACAAAACCGAATACGCAGAGATCTTATATACAAAGCCAGAAACAGCTAATGAGGAGACACCGGATAAATAA
- the LOC124954668 gene encoding fasciclin-3 isoform X3 has protein sequence MCAKSTKPAAFTMSSFLWIIALLYPSIIQAATKPPIVDIEPKGQAVVRLGDSLRILCTMGSPLQICRVEIQGESSMILRPNQSSDDGIEYYGEGTNKGQCGVHILKVKEQHNGIFRCALTPEDRRVESNASVIIVVAKPPNNPELHTSLGHYGRYEYQKGQKLEISCSASGGRPPANVSLYLDDEPLGNDERPIIYEDSNMNEVSIAVQNASRSLDWTDNSKTLRCIANHIALDKPKESKMQLQVYYPPQPQPVIEHFGYVIGQQGTVNVTVYANPRPRFLWRVNGEKIEEGRPDESNRLETSTAVDLGNGAWLVVLTIDSVQKSDTQKEYILEAHNKEGAYEYRIVLSTSPEPAGVDLDAGSIIGIVVGALVLILIVFLVIFARATGRWCFAARRRGDEEAAGGISAGSEAHITPADDEEEDEEDPRIIDEKIPQGGQENPIHASTEYVNGRTNDFKDTKKDEKTDTPV, from the exons CAGCAACAAAACCGCCAATAGTCGACATCGAACCAAAGGGCCAAGCTGTGGTACGTTTGGGTGATAGTCTAAGGATCTTATGTACGATGGGTTCGCCATTGCAAATCTGTCGCGTCGAGATACAGGGTGAAAGCAGCATGATTCTCAGACCGAATCAATCATCGGACGATGGTATCGAGTATTACGGGGAGGGTACTAATAAAGGACAATGCGGTGTTCATATCTTAAAAGTGAAGGAACAACACAATGGTATCTTCAGGTGTGCATTAACGCCGGAAGATCGTCGTGTAGAGAGCAACGCCAGCGTTATTATAGTCGTTGCTa aaccACCAAACAATCCAGAACTTCATACAAGTCTAGGACATTATGGTAGATACGAATAtcaaaaaggacaaaaattgGAGATCAGCTGTAGTGCCTCTGGCGGACGACCACCTGCGAACGTATCTCTATACCTCG ACGACGAACCACTTGGCAATGACGAAAGACCAATTATCTACGAAGACTCTAACATGAACGAAGTATCCATCGCAGTACAAAATGCTTCACGTAGCTTAGATTGGACCGATAATAGCAAGACTTTAAGATGCATAGCCAATCATATTGCCTTGGATAAACCGAAGGAGAGTAAAATGCAATTGCAAGTTtatt atCCGCCACAGCCACAACCGGTCATCGAACATTTTGGATACGTAATCGGCCAACAGGGTACAGTAAACGTAACAGTTTACGCAAATCCAAGGCCACGTTTCTTATGGCGAGTAAACGGCGAGAAAATCGAAGAAGGCCGTCCAGATGAAAGCAATCGTCTTGAGACTTCCACTGCCGTAGATTTG GGTAATGGCGCGTGGCTCGTAGTATTAACTATCGATAGCGTTCAAAAGTCCGACACGCAAAAGGAATACATCTTGGAAGCTCACAACAAGGAGGGAGCTTACGAATACCGTATCGTTTTGTCAACGTCCCCAGAACCAGCAG GTGTCGATCTCGATGCTGGATCAATCATCGGTATCGTCGTTGGTGCTTTGGTACTGATTCTCATCGTGTTCCTGGTGATTTTCGCTCGAGCAACCGGTCGCTGGTGCTTCGCAG CGAGGCGACGTGGCGACGAGGAAGCTGCCGGTGGTATCAGCGCCGGAAGTGAGGCACACATAACGCCCGCTGAtgacgaggaagaagatgaagaagaccCAAGGATCATCGATGAAAAAATACCACAAGGTGGCCAGGAAAACCCGATCCATGCGAGCACCGAGTACGTCAATGGCCGTACTAACGATTTTAAGGATACGAAAAAGGATGAGAAGACGGACACACCTGTCTaa
- the LOC124954668 gene encoding fasciclin-3 isoform X2 yields the protein MCAKSTKPAAFTMSSFLWIIALLYPSIIQAATKPPIVDIEPKGQAVVRLGDSLRILCTMGSPLQICRVEIQGESSMILRPNQSSDDGIEYYGEGTNKGQCGVHILKVKEQHNGIFRCALTPEDRRVESNASVIIVVAKPPNNPELHTSLGHYGRYEYQKGQKLEISCSASGGRPPANVSLYLDDEPLGNDERPIIYEDSNMNEVSIAVQNASRSLDWTDNSKTLRCIANHIALDKPKESKMQLQVYYPPQPQPVIEHFGYVIGQQGTVNVTVYANPRPRFLWRVNGEKIEEGRPDESNRLETSTAVDLGNGAWLVVLTIDSVQKSDTQKEYILEAHNKEGAYEYRIVLSTSPEPAGVDLDAGSIIGIVVGALVLILIVFLVIFARATGRWCFAGSSTTRNLGESSDTESAGRYSRTEVDTASSGRGRKPKISITQLFRRNKDKVSGADTDTMRTVVTVDDEKLQLSEQQQQQQQQQQQQQQQSSTQESRINQGNNEGGIVYAELDLTLQQQGGTPRRLNEDKTEYAEILYTKPETANEETPDK from the exons CAGCAACAAAACCGCCAATAGTCGACATCGAACCAAAGGGCCAAGCTGTGGTACGTTTGGGTGATAGTCTAAGGATCTTATGTACGATGGGTTCGCCATTGCAAATCTGTCGCGTCGAGATACAGGGTGAAAGCAGCATGATTCTCAGACCGAATCAATCATCGGACGATGGTATCGAGTATTACGGGGAGGGTACTAATAAAGGACAATGCGGTGTTCATATCTTAAAAGTGAAGGAACAACACAATGGTATCTTCAGGTGTGCATTAACGCCGGAAGATCGTCGTGTAGAGAGCAACGCCAGCGTTATTATAGTCGTTGCTa aaccACCAAACAATCCAGAACTTCATACAAGTCTAGGACATTATGGTAGATACGAATAtcaaaaaggacaaaaattgGAGATCAGCTGTAGTGCCTCTGGCGGACGACCACCTGCGAACGTATCTCTATACCTCG ACGACGAACCACTTGGCAATGACGAAAGACCAATTATCTACGAAGACTCTAACATGAACGAAGTATCCATCGCAGTACAAAATGCTTCACGTAGCTTAGATTGGACCGATAATAGCAAGACTTTAAGATGCATAGCCAATCATATTGCCTTGGATAAACCGAAGGAGAGTAAAATGCAATTGCAAGTTtatt atCCGCCACAGCCACAACCGGTCATCGAACATTTTGGATACGTAATCGGCCAACAGGGTACAGTAAACGTAACAGTTTACGCAAATCCAAGGCCACGTTTCTTATGGCGAGTAAACGGCGAGAAAATCGAAGAAGGCCGTCCAGATGAAAGCAATCGTCTTGAGACTTCCACTGCCGTAGATTTG GGTAATGGCGCGTGGCTCGTAGTATTAACTATCGATAGCGTTCAAAAGTCCGACACGCAAAAGGAATACATCTTGGAAGCTCACAACAAGGAGGGAGCTTACGAATACCGTATCGTTTTGTCAACGTCCCCAGAACCAGCAG GTGTCGATCTCGATGCTGGATCAATCATCGGTATCGTCGTTGGTGCTTTGGTACTGATTCTCATCGTGTTCCTGGTGATTTTCGCTCGAGCAACCGGTCGCTGGTGCTTCGCAG GTAGTTCGACGACTAGGAATCTTGGCGAGTC tAGCGACACGGAAAGTGCAGGGAGATATTCAAGGACAGAAGTAGATACTGCATCTTCAGGACGTGGACGTAAACCAAAAATCAGTATTACTCAGCTATTCAGACGTAACAAGGATAAAGTATCTGGTGCTGATACGGATACTATGAGAACTGTCGTTACAGTTGACGACGAAAAG CTTCAACTAAGcgaacaacagcagcagcagcagcagcagcaacaacaacaacaacaacaatcatCAACACAAGAGAGTAGAATAAATCAAGGAAATAACGAAGGTGGAATAGTTTATGCGGAATTGGATCTAACCCTACAACAACAAGGTGGAACTCCGCGACGTTTGAACGAGGACAAAACCGAATACGCAGAGATCTTATATACAAAGCCAGAAACAGCTAATGAGGAGACACCGGATAAATAA
- the LOC124954875 gene encoding uncharacterized protein LOC124954875 — MDEGGSKEEKSGAELEKIKKLKLREKWKQFCECEEVVSIDTINAIGRITDDVIAAEDNAPSTDELDEDLENEYEKLNDLLDLSYDSYSLTAIKAELPACIKYGIRSGLTHSNMLKFSPFSRGHQGGAIAIAAFATTAIYKSRCWNESVIDQIIEDGDTFYCESYKDVKTTDRRHLSILDLKRIVCVQKKFNVHITIKDPSYAGKFRSHDPTELHLIKALELFFKRYNSGILTSPVLNLAIWKDSRYFSIFDGQARKENCEPAKNGEDGSAKLFLVKDLIGVYFIILEKSNVKNEPFVIYPISISGILPSSLIDVLDEPEKSLGKPQRRPSGYKIQEKFRAVIQGSYHLTHPVIPEILRGRGHLIIALAAIVYSCLVNTNKWTTALIDLIFNQSNIYLIDLARALDKNLADKEFELRLDDIMGDLILGVYSAKIKLQQNIIPGSGKKKGKLAIDSGIREFFATQRAGILDIKKFYYAIWKQNDTYYFMDPFACDEEGFRIDYSVERKKINGARDAACVTMNSSINQMVETILENTLSKDKDPFFIHGIKVLYVKTGTVHEGPFEKIIYRERDTNRRPLAPLIESSKEIVEKKLDMTPTIRYELDKYYDAETQFPELMKNASQYMLRENEPRTFVTASYNVVNPHRLIVQGTKNCLHPDYKIRHRGRQGLIIALVALTYRKLKDPSEWRNIDLDQIVDIGNKSYEDVINWIKDGKPKLKD; from the exons atggatGAGGGTGGATCCAAGGAAGAAAAGTCAGGAGCGGAATTAGAGAAAATCAAGAAACTAAAATTACGAGAAAAATGGAAACAATTTTGCGAATGTGAGGAAGTAGTCTCGATTGATACGATAAATGCAATTGGCAGGATAACGGATGATGTTATTGCTGCTGAGGACAATGCACCGAGTACCGATGAATTAGACGAGGATCTCgaaaatgaatatgaaaagTTAAACGATCTTCTCGATTTATCTTACGATAGTTATTCGCTTACCGCGATAAAAGCAGAATTACCAGCTTGTATTAAATACGGCATACGTTCTGGCTTAACTCATTCGAACATGTTGAAATTTTCGCCATTTTCTCGTGGTCATCAG gGTGGCGCTATAGCAATAGCTGCTTTCGCAACGACAGCGATATACAAATCAAGATGTTGGAACGAGTCTGTAATAGATCAGATAATCGAGGACGGTGATACGTTTTATTGTGAATCATACAAGGATGTTAAAACGACTGATCGTAGGCATTTATCGATATTGGATTTAAAAAGGATCGTATGCgttcaaaagaaatttaacgTTCATATAACAATCAAGGATCCATCTTACGCGGGAAAATTTCGTTCTCACGATCCAACCGAATTGCATTTGATCAAAGCGTTAGAACTTTTCTTTAAAAGGTACAATTCGGGTATATTGACCTCGCCTGTATTAAATTTGGCAATTTGGAAAGATTCAAGATATTTCAGTATATTCGATGGTCAAGCTAGAAAGGAAAATTGCGAACCAGCTAAAAATGGCGAAGATGGTTCGGCTAAATTATTTTTGGTCAAGGACTTGATAGgagtttattttataatacttgaAAAAAGTAACGTTAAAAATGAACCATTCGTAATTTATCCAATATCTATCAGCGGTATTCTACCATCCTCTTTAATCGATGTTTTGGACGAACCAGAAAAATCTCTTGGGAAACCTCAAAGACGACCAAGTGGTTATAAAATTCAAGAGAAATTTCGTGCTGTCATTCAAGGATCATATCATTTGACGCATCCTGTAATACCAGAGATACTTCGTGGCCGTGGACATCTTATAATTGCACTCGCTGCTATAGTTTATTCATGTTTGGTCAATACGAACAAATGGACTACCGCTCTGATCGACTTGATATTCAATCAGTCGAACATTTATCTAATAGATCTTGCCAGAGCATTGGACAAAAATTTAGCCGACAAAGAATTCGAATTACGTTTGGACGATATAATGGGTGATTTGATATTAGGCGTTTATTCGGCCAAAATCAAATTACAACAAAACATAATCCCTGGTTCTGGGAAAAAGAAGGGTAAACTTGCTATAGACAGTGGAATACGTGAATTCTTTGCTACCCAAAGAGCAGGCATattggatattaaaaaattttattacgctATTTGGAAGCAAAACGATACGTATTATTTCATGGATCCATTTGCTTGCGACGAGGAAGGATTTAGAATAGATTATAGCgttgaacgaaagaaaattaatggtGCAAGAGATGCCGCATGCGTTACCATGAATAGTTCGATCAATCAAATGGTCGAAACTATTTTAGAAAATACTCTTAGCAAAGACAAAGATCCATTTTTCATTCATGGTATTAAAGTACTTTACGTGAAGACTGGTACGGTACACGAGGGtccatttgaaaaaataatatacagagAAAGGGATACGAATCGTAGGCCCTTGGCGCCATTGATTGAATCGTCCAAggaaatcgttgaaaaaaaattagacatGACACCTACAATAAGATACGAATTAGACAAATATTATGACGCCGAGACACAATTTCCAGAACTAATGAAAAATGCTAGTCAGTATATGCTTAGAGAAAATGAACCAAGAACTTTTGTAACAGCTA GTTACAACGTGGTAAATCCGCATCGTTTAATAGTTCAAGGTACGAAGAACTGTTTGCATCCTGATTATAAAATTCGTCATAGAGGTAGACAAGGTTTAATAATTGCTTTGGTAGCATTGACATATAGAAAATTGAAGGATCCATCAGAATGGAGAAATATAGATCTCGATCAGATCGTAGATATAGGTAATAAGAGTTACGAAGATGTTATCAATTGGATAAAGGATGGTAAACCCAAATTGAAag ATTAA
- the LOC124954671 gene encoding protein PXR1-like gives MLSDRTCEKYKEWKKEQKHLKDTKKKIKRKSKKVTTDCIEEEKKAKTIIKIRYRKCEKNGKEKRREEKGIFKPKPISSIDLLFKRIKPSLEVRHQFLDPRHIHCFIESLPEIDLKEIAQREKKKTEQKYLKRRKKKRKKKISEEEKAIDRKEETKLQENSAPTANEESNETKEETANGKITKKKKKNDEQSTEKNRKKIRKKDKFWCKKYQKKIESESEDSECESICSYDSEICLKGLALTVEDKKKIEENRQRVQSSSEG, from the exons atgttaaGCGACAGAACttgtgaaaaatataaagaatggaaaaaagaacaaaaacatttaaaggatacgaaaaagaaaataaaaagaaaatctaaaaaagTGACAACAGATTGTatcgaggaagaaaagaaagcaaagacTATTATCAAAATTCGTTATcgtaaatgtgaaaaaaatgggaaagaaaaaagacgagaagaaaaagggatattTAAACCAAAGCCAATTTCttcaatcgatttattatttaaaagaattaaaccCTCATTAGAAGTTAGACATCAATTTTTAGATCCTCGACACATACATTGCTTTATCGAATCATTACCAGAAAtcgatttgaaagaaattgCGCAACGAGAAA AAAAGAAAACCGAGCAAAAGTAtcttaaaagaagaaaaaaaaagcgaaagaaaaaaatttctgaaGAGGAAAAGGCGATCGACcgtaaagaagaaacaaaattacaaGAAAATTCTGCTCCAACAGCTAATGAAGAGAGCAATGAAACGAAAGAGGAAACGGCGAACgggaaaattacaaaaaagaaaaagaaaaacgatgaacAGAGTAcagaaaagaatcgaaaaaaaatcaggaagaaagataaattctGGTGCaaaaaatatcagaaaaaaatcgaatctGAATCTGAAGATAGCGAATGCGAGAGTATATGTTCGTACGATAGTGAAATTTGTCTCAAAG GATTAGCATTAACtgtagaagataaaaagaaaattgaagaaaatcgTCAACGTGTCCAAAGTTCGTCCGAGGGATAA